In Gigantopelta aegis isolate Gae_Host chromosome 14, Gae_host_genome, whole genome shotgun sequence, the following proteins share a genomic window:
- the LOC121389170 gene encoding lateral signaling target protein 2 homolog, with product MTPTTTTTTTIITPTINRHNHYHHHDPNYHNHYHHHDPNYHNHYHHHDPNYHNHYHHHHDPNYYNHYHHHDSIYHNQYHHHDPNSITITTTIMTPTITITTTIMTPTITITTTTMTPTITTTTTIMTPSITITTTTMTPNITTTTTTMTPTLSQSLPPS from the coding sequence ATGACCCCAACTACcacaaccactaccaccatcattacCCCAACTATCAACAGAcacaaccactaccaccatcacgaCCCCAACTATcacaaccactaccaccatcatgaCCCCAACTATCAcaatcactaccaccatcatgaCCCCAACTATCAcaatcactaccaccaccaccatgacCCCAACTATtacaaccactaccaccatcatgaCTCCATCTATCACAACCAATACCACCACCATGACCCCAACTCTATCAcaatcactaccaccatcatgaCCCCAACTATCAcaatcactaccaccatcatgaCCCCAACTATCAcaatcactaccaccaccatgaCCCCAACTATtacaaccactaccaccatcatgaCTCCATCTATCAcaatcactaccaccaccatgaCCCCAAATATcacaaccactaccaccaccatgaCCCCAACTCTATCAcaatcactaccaccatcatga